Proteins found in one bacterium genomic segment:
- the purM gene encoding phosphoribosylformylglycinamidine cyclo-ligase: MKYKEAGVDIELADTFKHYIKKLSSKIGGFGSTFDIPKGYKHPVLVSSVDSVGTKLKIAIELGIHDTVGEDIVNHCVNDILTLGATPLYFMDYIGTSKLNIEQQKQVINGVVSGCKKNNTLLVGGETAELPGFYNPNEYDLVGFITGIVEKENLINGKKIVPGDKLIGLESNGLHTNGYSLVRKIINDRKLPLSLKINELGCTIGVELLKIHRSYKDILTPFLLKVKGLIHITGGGFYGNIPRVLPQGVGVRIYKGSWPVPPIFKFIQKEGKVDEKEMFHVFNMGIGMIVVIKDPNELSGIKEKTWIIGEIKKGGGVEIS, from the coding sequence ATGAAATATAAAGAGGCTGGCGTAGATATTGAATTAGCAGATACTTTCAAGCATTACATTAAAAAATTAAGTAGTAAAATAGGTGGATTTGGTAGCACTTTTGATATTCCAAAAGGATATAAACATCCAGTCCTTGTTTCCTCAGTAGATAGTGTAGGTACAAAATTAAAAATTGCAATAGAACTTGGGATTCATGATACAGTAGGTGAAGATATTGTAAACCACTGTGTAAACGATATATTGACACTCGGCGCTACTCCATTGTATTTCATGGATTATATAGGAACAAGCAAGTTAAATATAGAGCAACAAAAACAAGTAATTAATGGAGTGGTAAGTGGGTGTAAAAAAAACAATACTTTGCTCGTTGGGGGAGAGACAGCTGAATTACCAGGTTTTTATAATCCTAATGAATACGACCTTGTTGGATTTATCACAGGAATAGTAGAAAAAGAGAATCTGATAAATGGTAAAAAGATAGTTCCTGGTGATAAGCTTATAGGATTAGAGTCAAATGGGCTTCATACAAATGGCTATTCTTTAGTACGTAAGATTATTAATGATAGGAAACTTCCACTTAGCCTTAAAATTAATGAATTAGGATGCACAATAGGAGTTGAACTCTTAAAAATTCATCGTTCTTACAAAGATATACTTACCCCTTTCCTTTTGAAGGTGAAAGGTCTCATCCATATAACAGGCGGTGGTTTTTATGGAAATATACCAAGAGTTCTTCCCCAGGGAGTTGGAGTTAGGATTTATAAAGGCAGTTGGCCCGTGCCTCCTATATTTAAGTTTATTCAAAAGGAAGGAAAAGTTGATGAGAAAGAAATGTTTCATGTTTTTAATATGGGGATAGGAATGATAGTAGTTATAAAAGATCCTAATGAGCTCTCTGGAATTAAAGAAAAGACATGGATTATAGGTGAAATTAAAAAAGGGGGTGGAGTAGAAATCAGCTAA
- a CDS encoding NAD(P)/FAD-dependent oxidoreductase gives MLNGYDIAVIGAGPAGSMAAITAAKEGCKVVLIEEHPDIGIPFACGEAISKDWLLKFVTPKSSWLASEINGVVFYSPSYRSFRVTYPDVGYILERKLFDRDLTAIAADAGCDVKVNTKAISLISNGIKTSKGDILTKIIVGADGKRSMIARWAGINSRLELKDFWIAHEYLLGGINVDQELVEIIVGKEIAPGGYGWVFPKGKGLANVGLEVAPILTKKSPKLFLNKFIEWRFKKYSILGEYRSIIPCKYLSKLVKGRVCIVGDAARFVDPISGGGIGNALLSGKLAGKNCAIAIKNDDITKLKQYEREWETVEGSNFKFKLRVRNILMKLNDSDLELIFDFGAKNFGGKTINKINDREIIRNIVTSSPGLLKLGLHLLK, from the coding sequence ATGCTAAATGGTTATGATATAGCAGTTATTGGAGCAGGACCAGCTGGGTCGATGGCTGCTATTACTGCAGCTAAGGAAGGATGTAAAGTTGTCTTAATTGAGGAACATCCAGATATTGGAATCCCATTTGCTTGTGGTGAGGCAATTTCAAAAGATTGGTTATTAAAATTTGTTACTCCTAAATCGTCGTGGCTCGCATCTGAGATCAACGGAGTCGTTTTCTATTCACCAAGCTACAGAAGCTTCAGGGTTACTTATCCAGATGTAGGATATATACTTGAACGCAAGCTGTTCGACCGTGACCTTACTGCTATTGCTGCGGATGCAGGATGTGACGTAAAAGTTAATACAAAAGCGATTAGTTTAATAAGTAACGGGATAAAAACTTCTAAAGGTGATATTTTAACAAAAATAATTGTGGGTGCTGATGGTAAAAGGTCAATGATAGCAAGGTGGGCAGGAATAAATTCAAGATTAGAGCTAAAAGATTTTTGGATAGCTCATGAATACCTGTTAGGTGGTATCAATGTAGACCAAGAATTAGTTGAAATTATAGTAGGTAAAGAAATAGCTCCCGGAGGCTATGGCTGGGTTTTCCCAAAAGGTAAAGGATTAGCCAATGTAGGATTAGAAGTTGCTCCTATACTCACAAAGAAGTCGCCCAAACTTTTCCTTAATAAATTTATAGAATGGAGATTCAAAAAATATAGTATTTTAGGAGAATATAGAAGTATAATCCCGTGTAAATATTTGAGTAAGCTCGTTAAAGGTAGAGTTTGTATAGTTGGAGATGCAGCCAGATTCGTTGACCCTATTTCTGGTGGAGGAATTGGAAACGCCCTACTCTCTGGAAAACTTGCAGGTAAAAATTGTGCTATTGCAATTAAAAATGACGACATCACAAAACTCAAGCAATATGAAAGAGAATGGGAAACTGTTGAGGGCAGTAATTTTAAATTCAAGCTCCGCGTGCGAAATATACTCATGAAACTTAATGACTCAGACCTTGAACTAATTTTTGACTTTGGAGCCAAAAATTTTGGCGGAAAGACTATAAACAAGATAAATGATCGAGAAATAATTAGAAATATTGTTACATCCAGTCCAGGGCTATTAAAGTTAGGGCTACATTTACTTAAATGA
- a CDS encoding UbiA family prenyltransferase, which produces MMHFFDYVFLLRPALFVPVWTFFLLGFYRGTSFFDGPEIHQILKPFTLAFVLYTLLMGGVYILNQIIDIESDRINKKLYLLSEGYIPVKQAWIWMMSLFAAALTLSIPFTTQFKIILLLSLLIGILYSVPPFKFKGRPILDLLSNSFGYGTLAFSLGWLVGNPFSKETLIFSLPYFFAVGAVFLNTTIPDIEGDRKTNELTTGVLLGERRIYWLSTVFLFISLGFAICLKDWLCVIACCCSIPLFILALIKHNLKTCFISIRIGAPILVILIGIKFIWFIPLLIILFLAIRIYYKYRFNIIYPKIV; this is translated from the coding sequence ATGATGCATTTTTTTGACTACGTATTCCTACTCAGACCAGCACTTTTTGTCCCTGTATGGACTTTTTTTCTTCTTGGATTTTATAGAGGAACTTCATTTTTTGACGGCCCAGAGATTCATCAAATTCTAAAGCCATTTACACTTGCTTTTGTTTTATACACTCTTCTAATGGGTGGGGTTTATATCTTAAATCAAATTATAGATATTGAATCAGATAGAATAAACAAGAAACTTTATCTATTATCAGAAGGGTACATACCAGTTAAACAAGCATGGATATGGATGATGTCGCTTTTTGCAGCTGCTCTTACTCTTTCAATTCCATTCACTACCCAGTTTAAAATTATTCTACTTTTATCACTGTTAATTGGTATTTTATATTCTGTCCCACCTTTTAAATTCAAAGGCAGGCCAATACTTGACCTATTATCAAATTCTTTTGGCTACGGAACGCTTGCTTTCTCACTTGGCTGGCTGGTAGGGAATCCATTTTCTAAGGAAACGCTTATATTTTCTTTACCCTACTTTTTTGCTGTTGGTGCTGTCTTTCTAAATACTACAATCCCTGATATTGAAGGAGACAGGAAGACAAACGAACTAACTACTGGAGTATTGTTAGGAGAGAGAAGAATATATTGGCTAAGTACAGTGTTTCTTTTTATATCGCTCGGATTCGCAATTTGTCTGAAAGACTGGCTATGTGTAATTGCATGCTGCTGCTCAATTCCACTCTTTATATTAGCACTTATAAAACATAATTTAAAAACTTGTTTTATCTCAATAAGGATTGGAGCACCAATTCTTGTAATACTTATAGGTATTAAATTCATATGGTTTATACCACTTCTTATAATACTCTTCTTAGCTATAAGAATTTATTATAAATACCGGTTTAATATAATATATCCTAAAATTGTGTGA
- a CDS encoding folylpolyglutamate synthase/dihydrofolate synthase family protein: MDFKNALEFIYKFKDWERGKHYKFDLSSFREFLDKIKAPHSQIKKPFLIAGTKGKGSTVQILSSIFRKLGKTGAFTSPHLVNICERIKVNDNPIPEHDFVKLIQEIKPWITDERSTFEILTSLAFLYFVREKTEFSIFEVGLGGRLDATNVLEPEVSVLTPISFDHTDILGDTLRAIANEKCGIMRKNGKVVSSPQDPEILGLIKEMCKSMGIKLWVVGEDIFCEDIECSVNGSRFRIKDDEYFIPLLGRHQVVNALTAICVAQVCNVSNSIIKEGLSEVKSPGRLEIVDKNPWVVFDGAHNVASAWVLRRSITELFNFRRLILVFGVLKDKDKEGIIHVLAPIVDHALVTPIHSPRSSDPYELLEIFRKEGVKAHITKNPITALKLAKEKASPTDLILVSGSMYLVGELLSLTKF; encoded by the coding sequence ATGGATTTTAAAAATGCATTAGAATTTATTTATAAATTTAAAGATTGGGAACGTGGTAAGCATTACAAGTTTGACCTCTCTTCATTTCGAGAATTTCTTGATAAAATTAAAGCACCGCATTCCCAAATTAAGAAGCCGTTTCTAATAGCAGGCACTAAAGGCAAAGGATCTACAGTTCAAATTCTATCTTCAATATTTAGAAAACTTGGTAAAACAGGGGCTTTCACTTCTCCGCATCTTGTAAACATCTGTGAAAGAATAAAAGTAAATGATAACCCTATTCCTGAGCACGATTTTGTTAAACTAATCCAAGAAATAAAACCTTGGATAACCGATGAGCGCTCCACATTTGAAATTCTAACATCACTTGCATTTCTCTATTTTGTAAGAGAGAAAACGGAGTTCTCAATTTTTGAAGTTGGCCTTGGTGGCAGGCTTGATGCTACAAATGTTTTAGAACCTGAAGTCTCAGTTTTGACACCGATAAGTTTTGACCATACAGACATTCTTGGTGATACATTAAGAGCAATAGCTAATGAAAAATGTGGAATAATGAGAAAAAACGGTAAGGTTGTGTCAAGTCCACAGGACCCCGAGATTTTGGGACTAATCAAGGAAATGTGTAAATCTATGGGGATAAAACTATGGGTAGTTGGTGAAGACATATTTTGTGAGGATATAGAATGTAGTGTGAATGGCTCAAGATTTAGAATAAAAGATGATGAGTATTTCATTCCCCTTTTAGGCAGGCATCAAGTAGTAAACGCACTCACTGCAATCTGTGTAGCTCAAGTTTGCAATGTTTCTAATTCTATTATAAAAGAAGGATTATCAGAAGTCAAATCTCCTGGTAGATTAGAGATTGTAGATAAGAATCCATGGGTTGTATTTGATGGAGCCCATAATGTAGCATCAGCATGGGTATTACGAAGGTCTATTACCGAGTTATTTAATTTTAGGCGATTAATTCTTGTATTTGGTGTATTAAAAGATAAGGATAAAGAAGGGATAATCCATGTGCTTGCTCCAATCGTTGACCATGCACTTGTAACTCCTATACATTCGCCACGCTCATCAGATCCTTATGAACTTCTCGAAATTTTTAGGAAAGAAGGTGTTAAAGCTCACATTACAAAAAATCCAATAACTGCCCTTAAATTAGCAAAAGAAAAGGCATCCCCTACCGATTTAATCTTAGTCTCAGGTTCTATGTATCTTGTAGGTGAGCTATTATCCCTTACTAAATTTTGA
- a CDS encoding radical SAM protein — protein sequence MSQIYGPVCSRRLGLSLGIDIVPYKTCTLDCVYCQLGRTTCLTTQRHEWIKRAKVVRELKNKLCILTEKVDYITISGSGEPTLNLTIGSLISEIKSMTKIPVALLTNGTLLYRSSVRKDIKIADIVIPSLDAATQKTFEVVNRPSSGLKIEKIIHGIEKFRQEFQGKIWLEIMLVRGLNDNISEITKLKNKIACINPDKVQLNTVVRPPSEDFAKPLEVSKLQEIKEILGDRCEVIPEFRYKKQNIHKTATKKAILDLIRRRPVTQTDIATLLGIHKNEVIKYLIDLRPKIKCKDYTGTKYYSLK from the coding sequence ATGAGTCAGATTTACGGGCCAGTCTGTTCAAGGAGACTCGGATTATCGCTAGGGATAGACATAGTTCCATACAAAACATGTACACTTGATTGCGTATACTGCCAACTTGGGCGTACAACTTGTCTCACTACACAACGGCATGAATGGATAAAAAGGGCTAAAGTTGTTAGGGAGCTTAAAAATAAGCTTTGCATCCTTACTGAAAAAGTTGATTATATAACCATCTCAGGATCTGGTGAACCTACGTTGAATTTAACGATTGGCAGCCTCATAAGTGAAATTAAGTCTATGACCAAAATTCCAGTTGCCTTACTCACAAATGGGACGTTACTATATAGAAGCTCAGTGCGTAAGGATATCAAGATTGCAGACATTGTGATACCATCACTTGATGCTGCCACTCAGAAAACCTTTGAGGTTGTGAATCGACCAAGTTCAGGACTTAAGATTGAGAAAATAATACATGGAATAGAAAAGTTTAGGCAAGAGTTTCAGGGCAAAATATGGCTTGAAATAATGCTTGTTCGTGGTCTAAATGATAATATATCAGAAATAACTAAACTTAAAAATAAAATAGCTTGTATAAACCCTGATAAAGTGCAACTTAATACTGTAGTGAGGCCACCTTCAGAAGATTTTGCTAAGCCTTTAGAAGTTTCAAAATTACAAGAAATAAAAGAGATTTTAGGTGATAGATGTGAAGTTATTCCTGAATTTAGGTACAAGAAACAAAATATACATAAAACAGCCACTAAAAAAGCTATACTTGACCTAATCAGACGCCGACCCGTTACCCAGACTGATATTGCAACCCTATTAGGAATTCATAAGAATGAGGTTATAAAGTATCTGATAGATTTAAGACCAAAAATCAAATGCAAAGATTACACCGGTACAAAATATTACAGCTTAAAATAG
- the truA gene encoding tRNA pseudouridine(38-40) synthase TruA — protein sequence MQNIKIELEYDGTNFFGWEIQPKKRTVRSEIENLLQNVLHEKIKLIGAARTDAGVHAICQVANFKTKSSLPITKIKNALFDLPRDIYVKNVIPVPLEFNARRGASSKVYLYKILLGKSPIQRARIWEYTFPLDIEKIKGALQLFIGLHQFDLFSFRDHGECDVKKFELVQNGDEVIFEIEANRFLHKMVRMIIGTLTELGRNKIEIRDIKDALELKGKKWLCAPPHGLYLKEVKY from the coding sequence ATGCAAAACATCAAAATTGAGCTTGAATACGATGGTACCAATTTCTTTGGCTGGGAAATCCAGCCAAAGAAACGGACTGTGAGAAGTGAGATTGAGAATTTGTTACAGAATGTACTTCATGAAAAAATCAAACTTATAGGTGCTGCCAGAACAGATGCTGGAGTTCATGCTATTTGTCAAGTTGCAAATTTTAAAACCAAGAGTTCATTACCAATTACAAAGATTAAAAATGCATTGTTTGATTTACCAAGAGATATTTATGTAAAAAATGTAATCCCTGTACCATTAGAATTTAACGCAAGGAGAGGGGCAAGTTCAAAAGTATATCTATACAAAATATTGCTTGGTAAATCACCAATACAACGAGCAAGAATATGGGAGTATACTTTCCCACTTGATATAGAGAAGATAAAAGGAGCACTCCAATTATTCATAGGGTTACATCAATTTGATTTATTCTCTTTTAGAGACCATGGAGAGTGTGATGTGAAAAAGTTTGAGCTTGTTCAAAATGGAGATGAAGTCATTTTTGAAATTGAAGCAAATAGATTTCTGCATAAGATGGTTAGGATGATTATAGGAACGCTTACAGAACTTGGGAGAAATAAAATCGAAATTAGAGATATTAAAGATGCACTTGAATTAAAGGGCAAAAAGTGGCTTTGTGCTCCACCTCATGGACTTTATCTAAAGGAAGTTAAATATTGA
- a CDS encoding energy-coupling factor transporter transmembrane component T, with protein sequence MNKLITQLDPRIKLIFILLGLIGCVIAKKLAEFVILAIPILVGFTLLRNKRELILRAVVFIPLIIVTCGLQLLFTPGRIITKGMTYEGLYNGIILGIRVSLAVGYSLIFISSTSAIEIAKSLDWITKRKLKLGEIVLITLQFIKLIKDGSLRYKSPVSILNYAIERTKNFTNSLNAKHQN encoded by the coding sequence ATGAATAAGCTAATAACCCAATTAGATCCGAGAATAAAGCTTATTTTTATTCTACTTGGACTTATTGGTTGTGTGATAGCTAAAAAGTTAGCAGAGTTTGTTATTCTTGCAATTCCTATCCTTGTAGGGTTTACTTTGCTTCGTAACAAAAGGGAGCTTATCCTGCGAGCAGTTGTATTTATTCCGCTTATCATTGTTACTTGTGGATTACAGCTATTGTTTACACCAGGTAGAATAATAACTAAAGGAATGACATACGAAGGCTTATATAATGGAATTATTTTGGGAATTAGAGTTTCGTTAGCTGTAGGATACTCACTTATTTTTATTAGCTCTACTTCAGCTATTGAAATTGCTAAATCTTTGGATTGGATTACAAAAAGAAAGCTAAAATTGGGTGAGATTGTTCTTATCACTTTACAGTTTATCAAATTAATTAAAGATGGTAGCCTTCGCTACAAATCACCGGTTTCTATTTTGAACTATGCTATAGAAAGAACTAAAAATTTTACAAACTCGTTAAATGCAAAACATCAAAATTGA
- a CDS encoding 30S ribosomal protein S1, which translates to MGKKEKDEIFQLIDKTLLKVKEGEIVEGELVRLSAREAIVDIGLKSEGLIPLSEFDNPAELKVGDKFEVLVEGIEGDEGFVILSKKKADSLRVWERIEESYKNGIAIEGKIIKAVKGGCIADLGGVEGFIPGSQLDIEEVKDMDKFVGETVKFRVVKLDKSKGNIVLSRKIILEKELMKKREEFWNKVEEGSVLKGVVKNITAFGVFVDIGGVDGLVHISDLSWGRITHPSEVLQVGDKVDVKVINVDRENQRLALGIKQLTPYPWDGVEERYPIGSKVKGKITSLTEYGAFVELEPGIEGLIHISEMSWTQRIRSPADIVAVGDTVHVVVLNIDKAQEKISLGLRQTQPNPWEKVKENYPEGSIVTGTVKSFSNFGAFIELKDGIEGLLHVKDLDWTEHIEHPSDVLKRRQKIKCKVLAVDSENQRIALGLKQMEKDPLIILKESINEPVKGKIKEIIADKGVVVKFNVKKAKVEGFVPFSHLTKSKLKKTKDTYKIGEELNLKVLEVDEERRRVILSEKELLKTQEEEEYKEYLKGNK; encoded by the coding sequence ATGGGTAAAAAAGAGAAAGATGAAATATTCCAATTAATTGATAAGACACTCTTGAAAGTAAAAGAGGGAGAAATAGTGGAGGGTGAACTGGTACGATTATCTGCAAGGGAGGCAATTGTAGACATAGGACTGAAATCAGAAGGACTAATTCCACTGTCAGAATTCGATAATCCAGCTGAGCTCAAAGTAGGAGATAAGTTTGAGGTTTTAGTAGAAGGAATTGAAGGAGATGAAGGATTTGTAATACTGTCAAAAAAGAAAGCCGATTCCTTAAGAGTATGGGAACGCATAGAAGAGAGTTATAAAAACGGGATAGCAATTGAAGGTAAAATTATAAAAGCAGTAAAAGGAGGCTGTATCGCCGATCTCGGTGGAGTAGAAGGGTTTATACCGGGGTCTCAATTAGATATAGAAGAAGTAAAAGATATGGATAAATTTGTTGGTGAAACTGTAAAGTTTAGAGTAGTTAAACTTGATAAGTCAAAAGGTAATATAGTCTTGTCGAGGAAGATTATTTTAGAAAAAGAGCTGATGAAGAAGAGAGAGGAATTTTGGAATAAAGTAGAAGAGGGCAGTGTATTAAAAGGAGTAGTAAAAAATATAACTGCTTTTGGAGTATTTGTAGATATCGGTGGTGTTGATGGGCTTGTACATATTAGCGATTTATCATGGGGTAGGATAACACACCCATCTGAAGTTTTGCAAGTTGGAGATAAAGTGGATGTTAAAGTGATTAATGTGGATAGAGAGAATCAACGATTAGCTCTCGGAATAAAACAACTCACCCCGTATCCATGGGACGGTGTTGAAGAACGGTATCCAATAGGTTCCAAAGTGAAAGGGAAAATTACTTCACTTACAGAGTATGGCGCATTTGTTGAACTTGAACCCGGAATTGAGGGGCTTATCCATATCTCAGAAATGTCGTGGACTCAGCGAATTCGCTCCCCAGCTGATATAGTTGCAGTGGGAGATACTGTGCATGTAGTGGTTCTGAATATTGATAAGGCACAGGAGAAAATCTCACTTGGTTTACGACAGACTCAACCAAACCCATGGGAAAAAGTGAAAGAAAATTACCCAGAGGGTTCCATAGTTACAGGAACAGTAAAATCATTCTCTAATTTTGGTGCCTTTATTGAGCTTAAAGATGGAATTGAGGGGTTATTGCATGTAAAGGATTTAGATTGGACAGAACACATAGAACATCCAAGTGATGTGTTAAAAAGGAGACAAAAGATTAAATGTAAGGTCTTAGCAGTTGATTCAGAAAACCAGCGCATTGCACTTGGATTAAAGCAGATGGAAAAGGATCCACTAATCATTCTTAAAGAGTCTATAAATGAACCTGTAAAGGGGAAGATAAAAGAAATTATTGCAGATAAGGGGGTTGTAGTAAAATTTAATGTTAAAAAAGCTAAGGTAGAGGGGTTTGTTCCGTTTTCTCATCTCACAAAATCGAAACTTAAAAAGACAAAAGATACATATAAAATTGGAGAAGAGCTCAACCTTAAAGTATTGGAAGTAGATGAGGAGCGAAGGAGAGTAATTCTTTCAGAAAAAGAATTACTCAAAACCCAAGAAGAGGAAGAATACAAAGAATATCTAAAAGGAAACAAATGA
- the ispH gene encoding 4-hydroxy-3-methylbut-2-enyl diphosphate reductase translates to MKVLHAPSSGFCFGVRRSIDIANQTIKEAKVPVYTYGPIIHNPQVVKQLESYGIHPIKSFDNVPPGKLIIRSHGVSIEVIRTAVRLGFDVVDATCPFVKHAQDYAKALCDKGYEVIVIGEREHPEVQGIVGHTGGRAKVINYLESIDKLPKFEKLGIVAQTTLHLQSFMETVMQLLPKAKEMRVYNTICEAVIMRQKDTLELAKKVDIMIVVGGKNSANTTRLAEFSRAQGCDTYHIETKEEINKIWFNHKSTVGVTAGASTPDWIIDEVIKAIKQI, encoded by the coding sequence ATGAAAGTGCTACATGCACCTAGTTCTGGTTTTTGTTTTGGAGTTAGGCGTTCTATAGATATAGCTAACCAAACTATAAAAGAAGCTAAAGTGCCAGTTTATACTTACGGTCCTATAATTCATAATCCTCAAGTAGTTAAGCAGCTTGAGAGTTACGGAATACATCCAATTAAATCATTTGATAATGTGCCACCCGGAAAACTAATTATAAGGTCTCATGGGGTATCTATAGAAGTAATAAGGACAGCTGTAAGACTTGGATTCGATGTAGTGGATGCAACTTGTCCATTTGTTAAACATGCCCAAGATTACGCAAAAGCACTTTGCGATAAAGGATACGAAGTCATTGTGATTGGTGAACGTGAGCATCCTGAAGTGCAAGGGATTGTTGGACATACGGGTGGACGGGCTAAAGTCATAAACTATTTAGAGTCAATAGATAAGTTGCCAAAATTTGAAAAACTTGGAATCGTTGCCCAGACAACTCTTCACCTACAGAGTTTTATGGAAACTGTAATGCAACTTTTACCAAAAGCTAAAGAGATGCGAGTATATAATACAATCTGTGAGGCTGTAATTATGCGGCAGAAAGATACATTGGAGCTTGCAAAAAAGGTGGATATAATGATAGTTGTAGGTGGTAAGAATTCAGCTAATACAACAAGACTGGCTGAATTTTCAAGAGCACAAGGATGTGATACTTACCATATAGAGACAAAAGAAGAAATTAACAAAATATGGTTTAATCATAAGTCAACTGTGGGGGTAACAGCTGGTGCATCTACCCCAGACTGGATAATAGATGAGGTTATAAAAGCTATAAAGCAAATATAG
- a CDS encoding lysophospholipid acyltransferase family protein — protein sequence MKLRYRIGTRVIYWVWRFLFGFRVDGRENIPKDGGVIIAPNHLSNFDPPLVGTAVWFRECYFFAKQELFTTNKFFAWFIKGFNAYKVNTKRPSKNVLNYTQGLLNKGIAVMFFPEGTRSKVGSFLRFNPGVGWFALKCGVPIVPTLVKGTNTPLIKQFIRKSRAYVKFGLPITSESISGIKQGKEARELMTQEVEHRIEELYESATCT from the coding sequence ATGAAATTGAGGTATCGTATAGGGACAAGAGTCATTTACTGGGTCTGGCGTTTTTTATTTGGATTTAGAGTTGATGGACGTGAAAATATTCCAAAAGATGGTGGTGTCATCATTGCCCCTAATCATCTATCAAACTTTGACCCCCCATTAGTTGGGACAGCTGTTTGGTTTCGTGAGTGTTATTTTTTTGCTAAACAGGAACTTTTTACTACTAATAAATTCTTTGCTTGGTTTATTAAAGGATTTAATGCTTATAAAGTGAATACTAAGCGACCGAGTAAAAATGTGCTCAACTACACACAAGGATTGCTGAATAAAGGAATAGCAGTGATGTTTTTTCCTGAAGGGACAAGGAGTAAGGTAGGTAGTTTTCTAAGATTTAATCCTGGAGTTGGGTGGTTTGCTTTAAAGTGCGGTGTTCCTATAGTTCCTACTCTTGTAAAGGGGACAAATACACCGCTTATTAAACAATTTATTCGTAAAAGTAGAGCCTATGTTAAGTTTGGATTACCAATTACAAGTGAATCCATATCCGGCATTAAGCAGGGAAAAGAAGCACGTGAACTTATGACGCAAGAAGTAGAACATAGAATTGAGGAGCTTTATGAAAGTGCTACATGCACCTAG
- the cmk gene encoding (d)CMP kinase, with product MIVAIDGPAGSGKSTTARFVAEKLGYKYIDSGATYRALAIAVKRDKIDPNNKSEVERLSANLNINFRGGKIFLDGDDITNAIRDEEIGKLASLCSTYKGVRENMVKLQRKLANTQNVVCEGRDIGTVVFPDADLKIYMDAELWIRALRRKRELFKFGIDKDLKSIIEDLKIRDEQDKSRKHSPLKVPVDAVVIDTTNLSIKEEVEKVIEMIKERNLG from the coding sequence ATGATAGTAGCAATTGATGGACCTGCAGGTTCAGGCAAATCTACAACTGCAAGGTTTGTAGCAGAAAAATTAGGTTATAAGTATATTGATTCAGGAGCTACATACAGAGCACTTGCAATTGCAGTAAAAAGGGATAAAATAGACCCAAACAACAAAAGTGAAGTTGAGCGTCTGTCGGCTAATCTTAACATTAATTTTAGGGGGGGTAAGATATTTTTAGATGGCGACGATATAACCAATGCTATAAGAGATGAGGAAATTGGTAAGCTTGCCTCCCTTTGTTCAACTTATAAAGGGGTAAGAGAAAATATGGTAAAATTGCAACGTAAACTTGCTAACACTCAAAATGTTGTATGTGAAGGCAGGGATATTGGGACAGTTGTATTTCCGGATGCAGACTTAAAAATTTACATGGATGCCGAGCTTTGGATTAGAGCGTTAAGAAGGAAAAGGGAGCTTTTCAAATTTGGAATTGATAAAGATTTAAAGAGTATAATTGAAGATTTAAAAATAAGAGACGAACAAGATAAGTCAAGAAAACATTCCCCATTAAAGGTTCCTGTGGACGCAGTGGTTATTGATACAACAAATTTATCTATTAAGGAAGAGGTAGAAAAAGTAATAGAGATGATAAAAGAACGCAATTTAGGATGA